The nucleotide sequence TCGGAGTATCGCCTGCGCGCCGCATGGGCGCGTACGGAAGACGAATTGCGCGAAGCCCAGCGCCTGCGTTACAGCGTGTTCGCCGAAGAGATGGGCGCGCAGGTCAGCGGCCCGTCCGGTCTCGACGTCGATCCGTTCGATGCGTACTGCGACCATCTGCTGGTTCGCGATCTCGACACGTTGAAAGTCGTCGGTACGTACCGCGTGCTGCCGCCGCACCAGGCGGCGCGGGTCGGCCGCCTGTACGCCGAAGGCGAATTCGACCTGTCGCGCCTCACGCACCTGCGCGGCAAGATGGTCGAGGTGGGCCGCTCGTGCGTGCACAGCGACTACCGCAGCGGCGCCGTCATCATGGCGCTGTGGGGCGGCCTTGGCGCGTACATGATGCAGAACGGCTACGAGACGATGCTCGGCTGCGCGAGCGTGTCGATGGCCGACGGCGGCCACTATGCGGCGAACCTGTACCAGTCGCTGTCGGCAGGCTCGCTGACGGCGCCGGAATATCGCGCG is from Burkholderia sp. HI2500 and encodes:
- a CDS encoding GNAT family N-acetyltransferase gives rise to the protein MRELPTPTLPFASLPLDTSRRHLPRAAETVTSEYRLRAAWARTEDELREAQRLRYSVFAEEMGAQVSGPSGLDVDPFDAYCDHLLVRDLDTLKVVGTYRVLPPHQAARVGRLYAEGEFDLSRLTHLRGKMVEVGRSCVHSDYRSGAVIMALWGGLGAYMMQNGYETMLGCASVSMADGGHYAANLYQSLSAGSLTAPEYRAFPHTALPVDELQTGTVVAPPPLIKGYLRLGAKICGAPAWDPDFNCADFLTLFRLSDINARYARHFLG